A segment of the Rhizoctonia solani chromosome 12, complete sequence genome:
TGTTGCGACATCCCCGTAGTTCGAGTTGATCCCCGCCAGCAGACTGCCGTTCTTTGCAATCACATCGCTGATGTTTACAGTGCGCTTGTACTGCGTCTTGCAATTGCCGCATGCGCGGTACAGCTTGCCGAAATCTTGCACACAGTACGACGAGATGTTGACGGTTCCTCCACCGTTGTGCTGAACCACCTTGTCGCTGGCCCCCTTGGCTCCGCCGCCCCTGATCGTGGTCGTGCCGGATGTCTGGCGGATGGTGATAGCGTCTTCACATACGTCCTCGAACCACACGTTCTCGATCGTGCAGGAGCCCTTGCAGTGGACACCCTCGGCCTGGTCCGCGCCAATGACGACGTTCCTGCAAAAAAAGTTGAGTTAAGACTGAGTAAAGAGACTCGAATGTAGCTTACTTGAGTGTGGCGCCGTTCTCAAGCAGGAACACGGCATCCTTGTCGCCGCCCTCCTTCTGACCAGAGCAAGCACCCTTGCCGCGGTCGAAGCGAACGTTGCCACCTAGTTAGCGATTTGTAAGTAACTAGTGTGACACGCATATAACTGTCTTGTCATCACTCACCGTCAAATGTGCCCTTGACGCTCATGGGAGCGCTCAGGCTGGAGGTCTTGGGAGGTGTGGGGAAAGTGCAGCTGGTGGCACGCTTCATAAATGAAGCTCTGGTGTCGATGGTAGGAGAGGGAGCGGCGATAGCGGCCTGTGCGAAGAAGGCAGCGACGGCAATGATAGTGGAAAGCTTGAAAGAGATCATGGTGTGTATGGAAAAGTGAGTGTAAAGTGAGGGTGTGGAGAGTATAGTAGTGGTAATGAAGAGATGAAAGAAAGATGCTTGTTGTTGAGTTGGAGCAGTGCTGGGGTCGGGTTTATATGCGATGTCGGGATCAGCTGGACATGGAATGGACTAGCGTGCGTTGACGAACTCCAATGATAGATCGCGACGGTCTTGGCACTGTATCCAGGCGACACGTTAGAGATGGACCGAGTGAGCATGCCAAGCCATCCCTGTTTCGACAGTCCAGCAGCGGAGTAGAGATGAAGACCAAAGGTAGTTACCGTATATAGGTACCGGGTACAGCTTAATTTGTCACACCCACCGATCATCCACGCAAGCGGTTGTCGAATCAGCTCCGATTGATTGTCAACCTGCCAGGTCAGAGGCTAATTCGACAACGTAGGTGCGCCGTGTAGCAACACAAACTGGGGATTAATATTTATAATATAGCTCCCATATCCCTTGCTTTTTGGTCATTCTAGTCACGACTATCATTTTCCTCTTAACATCTCTGTAATCTATTGATTCTCTCTCTATATATGAAATATGCTGCGAAGATGCCCAGTCACAGTCAACGTAGTCTCACGATTTATATCAAATATCATCATAATCTGTGGCACGTTAAATTTGAATTGATTTGGAGACGCCATTGAGAGAAGTTAATTATTGTACTCCAATTTAGTATTCAAGAGAGCTGGATACCCTAGCGTACAATACACAAGACTATACTATCATCCTCTCTTTGCTAGTAGCACACAAATCATTCCAACCCGTTTCCCCATTGTCTAGTAAATTAACTAAATAAGATAAGTATCAGATCTTCAAGCAGGTTTAAATAGTACATCGAACCTAGTAACCAGCGTCTCCTGATACGGTAAGGTCAGAAGGTTGAATGAACACGATTAGAGATTGAATACGAGCAGAATTTTGCGCATTTGGAGATGAGATGGATGTGGAATCTACCCTTGAGAGTGATAGTATACTTCTTTACGCACCCCAAAATTAACCATGTGAGAGTTATCAAATAGTGATAAAAAGTGTAATAAATACACATATATAGTTACTATTTGTTCAGTCCTCTGGTACTCAATATGGTGCTATACTATATAACAAAGTCTACAGTATGAACTCTAAGCTCGTATGGGACATTGTGTTGAAGGCTCTGGACTTGCCAGATCCAAGCCGCTCATTGATGCAAGGATTGTTGTAATATCAGTATCATAACTAGATAACCTGTATACGTGTCCACGTGACGCGTTTGTGTCTGTTTGTCCtattcgcatatatgctcacGGAATTTTTCATGTAAACCTCAGTTCGCTATAGTCGAAGCTGAGGTAAAGTACGGATTGTTTTCTATCTTTTCATGTTATCTCACAAGTACCTGTAGTATACATTACATCTAGGTACATTGAATAGAGTTCGCTATATCATAGTCGAAGCTGAGTATACATTACATCTAGCATCGACATACCTGCGCATCAACAAGGATTGGGCGTATATATCATTCGTGTGATACTATTTTATTCGAGCCTAAATATAATATGAATACCGATTTCAATACTAGCCAAGATTTCGCATCCTTGAAGAAGAATGAGAGAAACGTTGTAACACGCACATTCCCTGGGACCTGTTGCTCAGACGTTGCATAACATGGATATCGCCCCACCGTGAGCATTTTGATGCTGATAGAGGTAAGCTCGTTAAGAGCGCAGTAACATCCTGACATCAATATTGAGGAGATCCGGCACGCTAATTGCGCATCGCTTAACATTAGGGGACGTGAGTCGGGCTGGTGGAGACATGTACGCACAGGCCAGACCTAGGTGAAGGGCCGTGTTAGGTATGGACATACACACGAAAAGC
Coding sequences within it:
- a CDS encoding pectate lyase encodes the protein MISFKLSTIIAVAAFFAQAAIAAPSPTIDTRASFMKRATSCTFPTPPKTSSLSAPMSVKGTFDGGNVRFDRGKGACSGQKEGGDKDAVFLLENGATLKNVVIGADQAEGVHCKGSCTIENVWFEDVCEDAITIRQTSGTTTIRGGGAKGASDKVVQHNGGGTVNISSYCVQDFGKLYRACGNCKTQYKRTVNISDVIAKNGSLLAGINSNYGDVATISNVTPTSVKSMCDTFQGNNSGKEPTKLTSNKANTNCKF